The DNA sequence CGCGAGCAGACTGCGCATCCCGAGAGCCCTGGGGCCGAATTCCATCCGGCCACGGAACACGGCGCAGATGGTGCCTTCGGAGAGCCGTACCGCAAGCCGCTCGGCCATTGCCTCGGGGTCGAGGGTGAGCGCCGTGTCGCCGGCCTGCGCGATGACCGTCGCCAGTTCGCTGTCATCGTGGTCCGTGCCCAGCGCCATGGACGGATAGCGCAGTTGGGCAGGACCACCACGCCGGATCGAGCTCAGGGCAGCGGCTCCGAGCGCTGTGCCCGCGTCGCTGGCCGCGGGCTGGACGAATATCTCGTCGAAGATGCCTTGTGCGGCCAGCCGACCGTTGGCCACGCAGTTCAAGAATGTTCCGCCGGCCAGACAGAGCCGGCGCAGGCCTGTGGTGCGCGCGAAATGGGTGACGACATGGATCAGCGCCTGTTCCAGGCACAGTTGGGCCGACTTGGCGATGTCCATGTGGACCTGCCCGACGGGCTCGCCGTGGCGCCGTCTCGGCGGCAGGCGCCGCCCGAGTGACTGAAGCGCCTTCAGGTCGACGGTGTACCGGCCGCCCGGCCGCAACTGCACGATCGAGTCGAAGACCTGCGAGAACCGGGGTTCCCCGTATGCCGCCAGCCCCATCACCTTGAACTCGTCGCTGAACGGTTCGAATCCCAGGTGCTCGGTGACCGCTGAATAGAAATGTCCGAGGGAGTTCGGGAGGACTTCCTCCGATATCCTTCTCAGGCTCTTTCCGCGGCCCTCGTATACCGATGTGCAGGCGTTCTCACCGGCTCCGTCGGCAACAATGACCAATGCGTTGTCCCAGCCGGAACAGTGGAATGCAGAGGCGGCGTGGGAGAGATGGTGTCGCCATTCCCGGACGGGTATGCGGCGTATTCCGTCGAGCGGCAACCGGTCGCGGTAGCGGTGGGGAATGTCATATCCGCTACGCAAGGCGTGTGGAAGGTTCGCCAGCATAGCGAAGGCGCTGAGTTCGTCCCTCAATGAGGAAAGTCGTCGTCCCGTAAGGCATCCGTGAAGGCTCCGCATGTGGTCCCAGCGGTGATATGAATAGCCAATCTCCGTGATGTCGGAGGCGGAGCGGCCTGTGTGTGCAAGCGCCTTGTGCATGGCGGCCACCGGAAGATAGGTGCTGAATGGTGTGTACCGGCGCCCGTGTTTGATACCAGTGAAACGCTCGTCCTCGGCGGCGAAGAGAACCTCCCCGTCCTCCACCAAGGCCACCGCGGGGTGTTCGAAATAGCTGTTGATCCCCATGATCAGCATAGGACCTCACTCGGTCGGGTCAGGCCGGCAGGTGCTGTTCCAGCAAGTCGGTGAGGCGCTGCCTCAATTGGGATTCTGTAAACCGGCCTGGGCTGCTCGAAGGCTCCTGAAACGTCGGCGCCGACGTCAGGGTCAGGGCGCTGCTGGCCCGTTCCGGGGAGTGCAGCATGAGTGTGGCCAGGAGCTTGCGGCGATCGGTGACGATGCGGTGCATGAGTGCGCGGGTGAGGACGTAGCTGTCGCCCGCCTGCATGGTTGCGCTCATGGTCTGAACCACCCGCCGCATCCCGACATGGTGATGCTGGTACGTCGAGCCTTCCCCGCGCACGTACGTGTAGGCATGCAACTCGGAGCCGCTCGGATGTTCGCCGTAGTAGTCGGCTCGACACGAGCCGCTCAACAGTAGAGACGCAAAGTCCCACCGGTGATTGTGAATGTTCTCGGTGTGGATGCCGCGGCCGGGCCACCAGATGTGGAGCCGCATGCGCCAACCGCCCGGTGTGGCGGCCAGCAGGATCTTGTCGAATCCGTTGTCGTGTGTGTACGACGATCCGGCCGCCTGCTGCAGAAACTCTGGACTGTCGAGGAGTGATTTGAGGATGGCGGCCAATCGGCCTTCCGTCGTCAGATCCTGGACAGCTTGAACTGCTTCTGCCATCCCCTCTCCGTCACTCCCGTGGAAGTGCTTCTCCAGCCATCCGGATAAATCGCGTATGTCATCAGGGACCATCGTCGAACCCCCCACGTCACCAGCCCCACCCGTCACATCAGCAGCCGTTCCCCCGAATGTGTACCGGTACACGGGCGCGAATAAGCCGCAGCATGGATGCCATATCGGCCACTGGGGGCAGAGGTTGGATACCTTCTCAGCACCCTCTGGGCTTCGTCAACCATACGAGAATGATCGTTTACGGAACGGCGAACGGATTCTTTGGCCAATTTTCGACCTATGCATGCCGTCCCGCATCGGACATTACGTAACACTTGTAGTGTGGCGCTGTTCTGTGCTGAGGTTCATCGGCTGCCCCCTCCTACGCTGCCGTGACCGGATGAGTGGCTAGTCGGACAGACGCCCCAGCAGGGCGCCCTGGCCGGACTGGAGAATGTGCGCGGCCTTCAGCGGGATCCAGAAGCACTCGAAGTGAGTCGGCTCCTGCTCGCCGTCGTGGTCCTCCCGGCTCATCCACCGCTCCGGCGTCGGCTCCGTGAGCTCCAGGTGGAAGACGTGCCGGTGCTGAATCTCGAACCGGTACGGGCTGATGTCGTACTCGGTCTCGCCGAGCTTGCAGACGATCTTGAAGTCCGACAGACCGGTCTCCTCGCGCGCCTCGCGCAGGGCGGCGGCCTCCGGGGTCTCACCGGGGCGGATGCTGCCCGCGGGCACCTGGATGCCGACTTCCTCGTAGGAGTAGTCGGTGTGGCGGAACACCAGCAGGCGCCCGTCACGCACGACGTAGACGAGGACCTTTTCCTTCGTGACCTTCTCCGGCATAGCAACAACCTCCACTTGGTACAGGAGCTGATTAGTGAGCCCGGCCCGGCAGAGGACCGGGGACTACTTATCCCCTGGCCGACCGAGACTGGTCGGTGTCCCGGGGAAGCCCACGAGTCTAGGCCCCCAACTTGCTGTCAAATCAGCGTTATTCAGTCGATGCGCTGGCCTGCAAAGGGCCTCCGCGCTGCCGGGGCTATGGCCCGGCGCCTAGCCCTCGACCGGGTGTGCGATGGCGAGTCCGCTGCCGGTGTACGAACCCTCATCGCCGCCCGATCAGCCACTTCGCCGACATGGCCGGAGAGCAGAGGCCGATCGCGACGGCTGCCCTGATCCGCCCTTCGATCACCCGCACTCCTGGGCAGATCGAACTGCGCCCAGCAGCGCTTGCCCGTCGCCGTCAGATCAGCACCGTGGCGGTCGGCGAGCACGGATACGAGATACAGGCCGCGCCCGGACTCGGAACTACCGCTCAAGGGCTCCGGCTGCGGCAGCACCTTCGTAGCGTCATGCACCTCGATCACAAGCACAGGCCCCTCCTGGCAGACGCTGACGGTGACCAGCCCCGACGCGGTGTGGCGCACGGCGTTGGTAATCAGCTCACCAGCCGCCAGCTCAATTCCGTCCAGTGCCTCCTCGTCGAGCCGTATGCCCAAAGAACGGATGCCGGCGACGACGTGGTGTCGTGCCTGCTGGGCGGCGGCTGCCGTACGGGCGACGGTGAACACGAGCTGGTGGTGCGCTGCCATGAGCGGGCCTCCTGGGCTGCCTGACTTTGCGTAACCACGGCGGAGACTCGGCCTCACAGGGGCGCTGTCTTGCCGGGGCGAAGACGAAGTGTTCCCGGCGGCTCCCGCCTGAACGAGGCCCTGAGCAACGCCGAACGCCGTCCTTTCGTGCCTAACCGATGTCTATTCGCTGTCCACCTGGAATTTCTGGACAACAGATCTGCGATCGGCGGCTGTTGATGTCTAGCGTGGAGACCGGACAAGGACCCCGGCACGAGGGAGCGGCTGTGGAGCCATCAGGACCGACCCTCTTCCAGACCCTGATCAACCAGCGGGGCTGGCAGGACTACCAGGTCTTCAAGCGGCGCTACGAGCAGGCGGCCAAGCAGTTAGCCGAGCTGGAGGGGCCGCCATCGATCGCGACCGCGACGATCGAGAAGCGGCAGTTCTTCCGGTACGCCCACGGCGAGGTCCGGACCCCGCAGACCGTCGCCCGCCGCGTCCTGGAGTTCATGTTCCCGGGCATCCCGGCCGCTCGACTCCTCGAGCCTGCGGAGCCCAGGCCAGGGGCCGCGTCACA is a window from the Streptomyces sp. NBC_01244 genome containing:
- a CDS encoding carbamoyltransferase family protein, giving the protein MLIMGINSYFEHPAVALVEDGEVLFAAEDERFTGIKHGRRYTPFSTYLPVAAMHKALAHTGRSASDITEIGYSYHRWDHMRSLHGCLTGRRLSSLRDELSAFAMLANLPHALRSGYDIPHRYRDRLPLDGIRRIPVREWRHHLSHAASAFHCSGWDNALVIVADGAGENACTSVYEGRGKSLRRISEEVLPNSLGHFYSAVTEHLGFEPFSDEFKVMGLAAYGEPRFSQVFDSIVQLRPGGRYTVDLKALQSLGRRLPPRRRHGEPVGQVHMDIAKSAQLCLEQALIHVVTHFARTTGLRRLCLAGGTFLNCVANGRLAAQGIFDEIFVQPAASDAGTALGAAALSSIRRGGPAQLRYPSMALGTDHDDSELATVIAQAGDTALTLDPEAMAERLAVRLSEGTICAVFRGRMEFGPRALGMRSLLASPLDPGMRDRLNALKGREGFRPVAPIVTEEAFGRYFEGHQDPYMLFTSEVRTEEREKIPSAVHADGTARVQTVPRDRDPFLHSVLTAFEKLTGHPVLINTSFNVRGKPIIESPVEALGCFHTSQIGALAMGSHLLEKTP
- a CDS encoding NUDIX hydrolase — encoded protein: MPEKVTKEKVLVYVVRDGRLLVFRHTDYSYEEVGIQVPAGSIRPGETPEAAALREAREETGLSDFKIVCKLGETEYDISPYRFEIQHRHVFHLELTEPTPERWMSREDHDGEQEPTHFECFWIPLKAAHILQSGQGALLGRLSD
- a CDS encoding ATP-binding protein; amino-acid sequence: MAAHHQLVFTVARTAAAAQQARHHVVAGIRSLGIRLDEEALDGIELAAGELITNAVRHTASGLVTVSVCQEGPVLVIEVHDATKVLPQPEPLSGSSESGRGLYLVSVLADRHGADLTATGKRCWAQFDLPRSAGDRRADQGSRRDRPLLSGHVGEVADRAAMRVRTPAADSPSHTRSRARRRAIAPAARRPFAGQRID